The proteins below are encoded in one region of Belonocnema kinseyi isolate 2016_QV_RU_SX_M_011 chromosome 5, B_treatae_v1, whole genome shotgun sequence:
- the LOC117172838 gene encoding zinc finger MYM-type protein 1-like, with protein sequence MSKKVFNHIVAEIKEAKYFALITDSTPDISHEDQLPIICRYCLHGQVYERFLQFLPISSHTGESLCKVTLEVLEANDISISNCRGQSYDNASNMSGKYVGVQARIQELNLLALYVPRVGHSLNLVGKNSVNVCIEAISFFGFIANLYAFFVASPHRWEILLNNSDSTLESLSKTRWSCRDDATSASFFNYSQIYDALSGFVESDDENADTRFDARNLKNQMEKLEIAFMTQFWHEVLDRFNKTSKFLQTAELDLVAGDKMLQSLTEFINEMRNKFDEIQKKCQEVRMFC encoded by the coding sequence atgtctaaaaaagtatttaatcatATAGTTGCAGAAATTAAAGAAGCTAAATATTTTGCACTTATTACGGATTCAACGCCAGATATTTCTCACGAAGACCAATTACCCATAATTTGTCGTTATTGTTTACACGGTCAAGTATATGAacgatttctacaatttttgccAATATCAAGTCACACAGGAGAGTCACTTTGTAAAGTAACATTGGAAGTGCTAGAAGCCAATGATATTTCTATTAGTAACTGTAGAGGTCAGTCTTACGATAATGCTAGCAACATGTCTGGAAAGTATGTTGGAGTACAAGCTCGCATACAAGAGTTAAATTTGCTAGCCTTGTATGTTCCCCGTGTTGGTCATTCTCTAAATTTGGTTGGAAAGAATAGCGTTAATGTATGCATTGAAGCTATAAGTTTTTTTGGATTTATAGCTAATCTTTACGCTTTCTTTGTGGCATCTCCGCATCGATGGGAGATTTTGTTGAACAATTCTGATTCGACTCTGGAAAGTTTGTCTAAAACAAGGTGGTCTTGCCGCGATGATGCAACTTctgcttcattttttaattattcacagaTATACGATGCTCTGTCTGGTTTTGTTGAAAGTGACGATGAAAATGCCGATACTAGATTTGATGCACGCAATCTTAAAAATCAAATGGAGAAACTAGAAATAGCTTTCATGACTCAATTTTGGCACGAAGTTCTTGATCGTTTCAATAAAACAAGCAAGTTTTTGCAGACGGCAGAGCTAGATTTGGTTGCTGGTGACAAAATGTTACAATCGTTAACcgaatttattaatgaaatgcGAAATAAGTtcgatgaaattcaaaaaaaatgccAAGAAGTTAGGATGTTTTGTTAG